The genomic region AGCAATTTAATATATTTTAAACATAAATTTTTAATCTAATGATTATTATCGTTTTATATTGTTATACTAACTAATAAAGTAACAATTTACTTTATATCTTTAAGAGGAGGAAGTAATTTATGTCTTATGTAATAAAAGACACTTGCATTAGTTGTGGTGCTTGTGAGCCAGAATGTCCAGTTGATGTTATTTCAGCAGGAGATAGTATTTATGTAATCGACGAAGATGGTTGTATCGATTGTGGCGCATGTGCTAATGTATGCCCTGTTGACGCACCTGTTCCGAATTAGTTGAAAATAAATGTTGGATAAATTGTCCAACATTTATTTTTTTGCTAATGACAATGCAAGTCTTACACAAAAAAATAAGAAAAGGCATTCATATGAATACCTTTTCTTTTAATAAAATTAATTGTTTTTAATTACGCTTGGTGAATTGCATCAACTGGACAAACGCTTGCGCAAGCTCCACAGTCAATACATCCGTTCTCATCAATCACGTAAATTCCGTCTCCTGGAGCGATTACATCTACTGGACACTCAGGTTGACATGCTCCACAGCTAATACAGGCATCTTTAATAACAAAAGCCATTTATATTTCCCCCTTAATTGTTATGTATTAATTACAAT from Serpentinicella alkaliphila harbors:
- a CDS encoding DUF362 domain-containing protein, translated to MSYVIKDTCISCGACEPECPVDVISAGDSIYVIDEDGCIDCGACANVCPVDAPVPN
- a CDS encoding DUF362 domain-containing protein — protein: MAFVIKDACISCGACQPECPVDVIAPGDGIYVIDENGCIDCGACASVCPVDAIHQA